The Streptomyces sp. CC0208 genome window below encodes:
- a CDS encoding helix-turn-helix transcriptional regulator has product MAGRNDPNRPDRDMRDDFRAEIREFLGTRRARVTPEQAGLPTYGGERRRVTGLRREEVALLAGISSEYYTRLERGNATGVSESVIEGIAQALQLDEAERIHLLDLLRGAGTTRPPRRRPAQQRVRPAVQRVLDSMAGTPAFILSGRGDILAANHLGRALFSPVYADPVRPPNNARFVFLSPHATEFFRHWDEVANDTVAMLRAEAGRDLYDRRLTDLIGELSTRSEEFRRRWAAHNVRMHTTGVKLLHHPVVGDLDLPFETFPLPDGPSQFLLTYTAEPDSPSQDALNLLASWAATDDGIERSAPANDSQPADSGETPD; this is encoded by the coding sequence ATGGCAGGCAGAAACGACCCCAATCGCCCCGATCGCGACATGCGCGATGATTTCCGCGCGGAGATCCGGGAATTCCTCGGCACACGACGGGCCAGGGTCACCCCCGAGCAGGCCGGACTACCCACGTACGGCGGAGAACGCCGACGGGTCACCGGGCTGCGCCGCGAGGAGGTCGCCCTGCTGGCAGGCATCTCCAGCGAGTACTACACCCGGCTGGAGCGCGGCAACGCCACCGGAGTCTCCGAAAGCGTCATCGAGGGCATCGCACAAGCCCTGCAGCTCGACGAGGCCGAACGCATCCACCTGCTCGACCTCCTGCGCGGCGCCGGCACCACCCGTCCGCCCCGCCGCCGCCCGGCCCAGCAGCGTGTCCGGCCCGCGGTTCAGCGCGTCCTCGACTCGATGGCCGGCACGCCCGCGTTCATTCTCAGCGGACGCGGCGACATCCTGGCCGCCAACCACCTCGGGCGCGCCCTGTTCTCCCCCGTCTACGCCGACCCGGTACGGCCGCCGAACAACGCCCGGTTCGTCTTCCTCAGCCCGCACGCGACCGAGTTCTTCCGCCACTGGGACGAAGTCGCCAATGACACCGTCGCCATGCTGCGCGCCGAAGCCGGCCGCGACCTCTACGACCGACGGCTCACGGACCTCATCGGGGAACTGTCCACCCGTAGCGAGGAGTTCCGGCGCCGCTGGGCCGCCCACAACGTCCGCATGCACACCACCGGTGTGAAACTCCTCCACCACCCGGTCGTCGGCGACCTCGACCTGCCCTTCGAAACCTTCCCGCTCCCCGACGGCCCCAGCCAGTTCCTCCTCACCTACACCGCCGAGCCCGACTCACCCTCGCAGGACGCCCTGAATCTGCTGGCCAGTTGGGCTGCGACCGACGACGGCATCGAGCGGTCCGCGCCGGCCAACGACTCGCAGCCCGCCGACTCGGGCGAGACACCCGACTGA
- a CDS encoding ABC transporter ATP-binding protein encodes MEVRDVHHAYRQRVVLRGIDIRLRAGTLCGIVGENGAGKSTLLKILSGELRPSRGTVRHGGRFGYCPQHVVLNDALTVRQHLTFFQRAYRLADLRCAEQVMDVLGFAEYADERAAVLSGGTRQKLNVTLALMHDPQVLLLDEPYQGFDWDTYQRFWELAARLRDTGRSVLVVSHLAYDTERLDELWRLDDGLLRPDQAVAA; translated from the coding sequence GTGGAGGTCAGGGATGTGCATCATGCCTACCGTCAGCGTGTGGTCCTGCGGGGCATCGACATACGGCTTCGGGCGGGGACGTTGTGCGGGATCGTCGGGGAGAACGGCGCCGGTAAGTCAACTCTGCTGAAGATCCTCTCCGGTGAGCTGCGGCCCTCACGCGGCACGGTCCGCCATGGTGGACGGTTCGGTTACTGCCCGCAGCACGTGGTCCTCAACGACGCGCTCACCGTCCGACAGCATCTGACGTTCTTCCAGAGGGCCTATCGCCTGGCAGACCTGCGCTGTGCCGAGCAGGTCATGGACGTGCTCGGGTTCGCCGAGTACGCCGATGAGCGGGCCGCGGTGCTCAGCGGCGGAACGCGGCAGAAGCTGAACGTGACGCTGGCGCTGATGCACGATCCCCAGGTGCTGTTGCTGGACGAGCCGTACCAGGGGTTCGACTGGGACACCTACCAGCGATTCTGGGAACTCGCCGCCCGGCTGCGTGACACGGGCCGCTCCGTCCTGGTCGTCTCCCACCTGGCCTACGACACCGAGCGACTGGACGAGTTGTGGCGGCTGGACGACGGGCTGCTTCGCCCGGACCAGGCGGTGGCCGCGTGA
- the uppS gene encoding polyprenyl diphosphate synthase, which yields MRPKPLPTPAHPDAAPQVRQGRATARSLAGEEPVLRAAYRLCRRTTRQHDPGIHALIQLAPAVLRPACWALWAAASVLDDLSDDPDVEPDERAARVEAWTRALQHDLASGTSTDPVRHALVDTAGRWRLDLSSLHGAMAVTRDDAHGLRITDWAAWRAWCSGGVVPWVDQVRQLFERAGAPMTLRLDRQADYEDFVAGAQLTDILTDLSVDLAQRRLLLPQEALDSFPGADSDLSQGHWSPAVAALTLELTALARRWVTQPVMTRGMHPGAAIMLEAAAGLMRAQLDAVDAAGPALLKRAPRPSVVARTRVLVPARLRSAMAWSLTPLTVPGPRPTAAATTEAATTEAATTDPGPAADGTGLRPPPPHPHGARPPQIAADQMPSHVAVVMDGNGRWAEQRGLSRSDGHRAGILATRETVYGALDIGLRNLTLYAFSTENWKRDPEEIAVILSALRYELTEGPIRDLNVRQRWAGQPGRLPEDLVQALMHQERRTRARTGMTLTVCINYGGRDEITRTAAALAQATRAGEVNPDLIGPDDFTRHLPHPDMPDVDLLWRTGNEQRTSNFLPWHATYAELYFTPDHWPDTDRRDLWKAITEYTRRQRRHGAVPTPSPPRAAPCPLTRSGSGQSE from the coding sequence ATGCGCCCGAAACCGCTGCCCACCCCCGCACACCCTGACGCGGCCCCGCAGGTGCGGCAGGGCAGAGCCACCGCCCGTTCGCTGGCCGGTGAGGAACCCGTTCTGCGGGCGGCCTACCGGCTGTGTCGCCGCACCACCCGGCAGCATGATCCCGGGATCCACGCGCTCATCCAGCTGGCGCCTGCCGTGCTGCGCCCGGCGTGCTGGGCTTTGTGGGCGGCGGCCAGCGTCCTTGACGACCTGTCCGACGACCCAGATGTGGAGCCGGACGAGCGGGCGGCTCGTGTCGAGGCGTGGACCAGGGCACTGCAGCACGACCTGGCGTCGGGAACGAGCACGGATCCCGTCCGTCACGCCCTGGTGGACACCGCCGGGCGGTGGCGTCTGGACCTGTCGAGCCTGCACGGCGCCATGGCGGTGACGCGAGACGACGCCCACGGCCTGCGCATCACCGACTGGGCGGCCTGGCGGGCCTGGTGCAGTGGGGGAGTCGTGCCCTGGGTCGACCAGGTTCGGCAGCTGTTCGAGCGGGCCGGTGCGCCGATGACGTTACGGCTGGACCGGCAGGCCGACTACGAGGACTTCGTTGCCGGCGCCCAGCTCACCGACATCCTCACCGACCTGAGCGTCGATCTCGCCCAGCGCCGTCTGCTCCTGCCGCAGGAGGCCCTGGACTCGTTCCCCGGCGCCGACTCGGACCTGTCCCAAGGCCACTGGAGCCCGGCTGTAGCGGCCTTGACCCTAGAGCTGACGGCCCTGGCCCGGCGATGGGTGACCCAGCCCGTCATGACGAGAGGAATGCACCCGGGCGCCGCCATCATGCTCGAAGCGGCGGCCGGCCTGATGCGCGCCCAACTCGACGCTGTCGACGCGGCGGGCCCCGCCCTGTTGAAGCGTGCCCCGCGCCCCTCCGTCGTGGCCCGCACCCGCGTGCTGGTCCCCGCCCGCCTCCGCTCGGCCATGGCCTGGAGCCTGACCCCCCTGACCGTGCCAGGTCCCCGGCCAACCGCGGCGGCCACGACCGAGGCGGCCACGACCGAAGCGGCCACGACCGACCCGGGCCCGGCAGCCGACGGCACCGGGCTTCGGCCCCCGCCACCGCACCCCCACGGCGCCCGCCCCCCGCAGATCGCCGCCGACCAGATGCCCTCCCACGTAGCGGTCGTCATGGACGGCAATGGCCGCTGGGCCGAGCAGCGCGGCCTGTCCCGCTCCGACGGCCACCGCGCCGGCATCCTCGCCACGCGCGAAACCGTCTACGGCGCCCTGGACATCGGCCTGCGCAACCTCACCCTCTACGCGTTCTCCACCGAGAACTGGAAACGCGACCCAGAGGAAATCGCGGTGATCCTTTCCGCACTCCGATACGAACTCACCGAAGGCCCCATCCGGGACCTCAACGTGCGCCAGCGCTGGGCAGGACAGCCCGGCAGACTGCCCGAGGACCTCGTCCAAGCCCTCATGCACCAGGAACGCCGTACCCGCGCCCGCACCGGCATGACGCTCACCGTGTGCATCAACTACGGCGGCCGCGACGAGATCACCCGGACCGCCGCAGCACTCGCCCAGGCAACCCGAGCGGGTGAGGTGAACCCCGACCTCATCGGCCCGGACGACTTCACCCGCCACCTGCCCCACCCCGACATGCCGGACGTCGACCTGCTGTGGCGCACCGGCAACGAACAGCGCACCTCCAACTTCCTGCCCTGGCACGCCACTTACGCCGAGCTCTACTTCACCCCCGACCACTGGCCCGACACCGACCGACGCGACCTGTGGAAAGCCATCACCGAATACACCCGGCGCCAACGCCGCCACGGCGCCGTCCCCACCCCCTCACCTCCCCGAGCTGCCCCCTGTCCACTGACGCGTTCCGGCTCGGGGCAATCGGAGTAA
- a CDS encoding SWIM zinc finger family protein, translated as MPESAVTDPAPAERRPGDAARAALREAAAARRAALADGALGRSETDAGGGSSAPAGPTQSHAPGPEAVAARRDSSGESDVAAAPTPSAGSIGEETDRVAETASPVTDADEGPSAGRSGSRPADAAREALRAARKRRADAEAAEAEAALARRPRRTTPTAFRDRDRNRTPSTAAGARARDVRELLADAFRMPDDMPQPGEEHEDEGREKDREGAQEKAQDNSRAQQRSSLQDTPAPSSPRHPHSMAAPNRDNDLRRTFPAFPPHASEDARFAATWWGNAWVTALEEGALDSKRLARGRGYAEQGNVDAITVTPGLVLAYVQGSRARPYRVQVRLRTLGDADWDRFLDLAADRTGHIAALLDREMPEALAECGVPLLPGPGDLEPQCSCPDRGHPCKHAAALCYQTARLLDADPFVLLLLRGRGERELLDALSRLSAARAARAAQGQEPAPLPGVRAGEALAPRRLPPLPAPLPVPPHPEQPPAYPASPGGPDPFALDQLATDAAARAHALLGTGRDPVGELTLWQDAVRLAAARPGSGLTAGTRALYASLAAATDRTPADLARAVAAWRQGGLEGLAVLEEPWDPPAGRFDRARPLLLAADLPAFRPWRNHLTHPRGHIQLRLGRDGLWYAYESEPGHDDWWPRGTPDLDPVGALTGLGTTADL; from the coding sequence GTGCCCGAAAGCGCCGTGACCGACCCTGCCCCGGCCGAGCGCCGGCCCGGTGACGCGGCTCGCGCGGCCCTGCGGGAAGCTGCCGCGGCACGGCGTGCTGCGCTCGCGGACGGTGCCTTGGGCCGGTCCGAGACCGACGCCGGTGGTGGTTCCTCCGCCCCCGCCGGTCCCACGCAGTCCCACGCACCCGGACCGGAAGCTGTCGCGGCCCGCCGTGACTCGAGCGGGGAGTCCGACGTGGCGGCCGCCCCCACCCCTTCCGCCGGGTCCATCGGTGAAGAGACGGATCGGGTCGCCGAGACAGCTTCTCCGGTCACGGACGCCGACGAGGGCCCATCCGCGGGGCGTTCCGGGTCACGGCCCGCCGATGCGGCACGCGAAGCGCTGCGTGCGGCACGCAAGAGGCGCGCGGACGCCGAGGCCGCAGAAGCGGAGGCCGCTCTCGCACGTCGGCCGCGCAGGACCACCCCGACCGCGTTCCGGGACCGGGACCGGAACCGTACGCCGAGTACGGCCGCCGGCGCCCGGGCGCGTGACGTACGGGAGTTGCTGGCCGACGCGTTCCGCATGCCGGACGACATGCCCCAGCCGGGGGAGGAGCACGAGGACGAGGGCCGGGAGAAGGACCGGGAGGGGGCCCAGGAGAAGGCCCAGGACAACAGCCGTGCGCAGCAACGGAGTTCCCTTCAGGACACCCCCGCCCCGTCCTCCCCCCGACACCCCCACTCCATGGCCGCCCCCAACCGGGACAACGACCTGCGTCGCACCTTCCCCGCCTTCCCTCCCCACGCTTCCGAGGACGCCCGGTTCGCCGCCACCTGGTGGGGCAACGCCTGGGTCACCGCGCTGGAGGAGGGCGCGCTGGACTCCAAGCGGCTGGCGCGGGGCCGTGGTTATGCCGAGCAGGGGAATGTGGACGCGATCACCGTGACGCCCGGGCTCGTGCTCGCCTATGTGCAGGGGAGCCGCGCCCGGCCGTACCGCGTGCAGGTGCGGTTGCGGACGCTGGGGGACGCCGACTGGGACCGGTTCCTGGACCTCGCCGCCGACCGGACCGGACACATCGCCGCACTGCTCGACAGGGAGATGCCCGAGGCGCTGGCCGAGTGCGGAGTGCCGTTGCTTCCCGGCCCCGGCGATCTCGAACCGCAGTGCAGCTGTCCCGACCGCGGTCACCCCTGCAAACACGCCGCCGCCCTCTGCTACCAGACGGCACGTCTGCTCGACGCCGACCCCTTCGTCCTGCTCCTGCTGCGCGGCCGGGGCGAACGTGAGCTGCTCGACGCCCTGTCCCGCCTCAGCGCCGCCCGCGCGGCCCGTGCCGCCCAGGGACAGGAGCCGGCGCCGCTGCCCGGCGTACGGGCCGGCGAAGCGCTCGCTCCGCGCCGACTCCCGCCGCTTCCGGCGCCGTTGCCGGTCCCTCCGCACCCCGAGCAGCCCCCGGCGTACCCCGCGTCCCCAGGCGGTCCCGACCCCTTCGCCCTGGACCAGCTGGCCACCGACGCGGCCGCCCGCGCTCACGCCCTGCTCGGCACCGGCCGCGACCCGGTCGGCGAGCTCACCCTGTGGCAGGACGCGGTCCGCCTCGCCGCCGCCCGCCCCGGTTCCGGCCTCACCGCCGGCACCCGCGCCCTCTACGCCTCCCTCGCCGCAGCCACCGACCGCACCCCGGCCGACCTGGCCCGCGCGGTCGCCGCCTGGAGGCAGGGCGGGCTCGAAGGACTGGCCGTGCTCGAAGAACCCTGGGACCCGCCGGCCGGCCGCTTCGACCGTGCCCGCCCCCTCCTCCTCGCCGCCGACCTCCCCGCCTTCCGCCCCTGGCGCAACCACCTGACCCACCCCCGCGGCCACATCCAACTCCGCCTCGGCCGCGACGGTCTGTGGTACGCCTACGAGTCCGAACCGGGCCACGACGACTGGTGGCCCCGCGGCACCCCCGACCTGGACCCGGTCGGCGCCCTCACGGGCCTCGGCACAACGGCCGACCTCTGA
- a CDS encoding DEAD/DEAH box helicase — translation MVAERGAESRREQQGAAVPVRLAAVFLPAPLPREGRIAFWDPEGAPLPAESPGADTPSPERTELTVVRPHGAGVRRRTAPALSLPVDEALPLLVRARRDPAAHPATACWGAAALHALRLTARGRLLPGLTATGHDAWRAGPLDPDDIAHLRAVAAALPHEGHAVPLPGPGPLRLPEPEALMRSFLDAVADTLPRTPAAPYASGKPFAARAPQRLPHAQDWAAEVAAGMDAGVRISLRLDLSAYNLFNADADGVRSAGAAIVQVHSLADPTLVTDAATLWAGEADAVFGPRARVDAALAVRRAARVWPPLDRLSEQDVPDVLALSDEELGELLGVAATRLAAAGVAVHWPRDLAQDLTAAAVVRPAPGSATDGTGFFESEELLQFRWQLAIGGDPLSEAEMDALAEAHRPVVRLRDQWVLVDPALVRKARKRELGLLDPVDALSVALTGSAEVDGETVEAVPVGALAALRDRLTTGVQPAEPPAGLHATLRDYQLRGLAWLDLMTSLGLGGCLADDMGLGKTITVIALHLRRARREPTLVVCPASLLGNWQREITRFAPGVPVRRFHGTERSLDDLDGGFVLTTYGTMRAAAARLAEQRWGMVVADEAQHVKNPYSATAKALRTIPTPARVALTGTPVENNLSELWALLDWTTPGLLGPLKSFRARHARAVENGEDAEAVTRLARLVRPFLLRRKKSDPGIVPELPPKTETDHPVPLTREQASLYEAVVRESLLAIETAQGIARRGLVLKLLGALKQICDHPALYLKEEVPPTAGERLVARSGKLALLDELLDTLLAEDGSALVFTQYVGMARLITAHLAARAVPVDLLHGGTPVPERERMVDRFQSGAIPVLVLSLKAAGTGLNLTRAGHVVHFDRWWNPAVEEQATDRAYRIGQTQPVQVHRLITEGTVEDRIAEMLESKRALADAILGSGESALTELTDRELTDLVSLRRPS, via the coding sequence ATGGTGGCCGAGCGCGGGGCCGAGTCCAGGCGCGAGCAGCAGGGGGCGGCTGTCCCCGTCCGGCTCGCCGCCGTCTTCCTGCCCGCGCCCCTTCCCCGCGAGGGCCGTATCGCGTTCTGGGACCCCGAGGGCGCACCCCTCCCGGCCGAGAGCCCCGGTGCCGACACCCCGTCCCCCGAGCGCACCGAGCTCACCGTCGTACGACCGCACGGAGCCGGAGTCCGGCGCCGGACCGCCCCCGCCCTCTCGCTCCCGGTCGACGAGGCCCTGCCGCTGCTCGTCCGGGCCCGGCGCGATCCCGCCGCCCATCCCGCCACCGCCTGCTGGGGCGCGGCCGCCCTGCACGCGCTGCGGCTCACCGCCCGCGGCCGCCTGCTGCCCGGACTCACCGCCACCGGCCACGACGCCTGGCGGGCCGGCCCCCTGGACCCCGACGACATCGCGCACCTGCGCGCGGTCGCCGCCGCCCTGCCCCACGAGGGCCACGCGGTCCCGCTGCCCGGCCCCGGCCCGCTCAGGCTGCCGGAACCGGAAGCACTGATGCGCTCCTTCCTGGACGCGGTCGCCGACACCCTGCCGCGCACCCCCGCGGCCCCCTACGCCTCCGGCAAGCCCTTCGCAGCCCGAGCGCCCCAGCGGCTGCCGCACGCCCAGGACTGGGCCGCCGAGGTCGCCGCCGGCATGGACGCGGGCGTGCGCATCTCACTCCGCCTGGACCTGTCGGCGTACAACCTGTTCAACGCCGACGCGGACGGCGTGCGCAGTGCGGGCGCCGCGATCGTCCAGGTGCACAGCCTCGCCGACCCGACCCTGGTGACCGACGCGGCGACCCTGTGGGCGGGGGAGGCCGACGCCGTGTTCGGGCCACGCGCCCGCGTGGACGCGGCCCTCGCCGTGCGGCGCGCGGCACGCGTGTGGCCGCCCCTGGACCGGCTCTCCGAGCAGGACGTGCCCGACGTACTGGCCCTGTCCGACGAGGAGTTGGGCGAGCTGCTCGGCGTGGCCGCGACCCGGCTCGCGGCGGCCGGGGTGGCCGTGCACTGGCCGCGGGACCTGGCGCAGGACCTCACCGCTGCGGCGGTCGTACGCCCCGCGCCGGGCTCGGCGACCGACGGCACCGGCTTCTTCGAGAGCGAGGAACTCCTCCAGTTCCGCTGGCAGTTGGCGATCGGCGGCGACCCGCTCAGCGAGGCCGAGATGGACGCGCTGGCCGAGGCCCACCGTCCCGTCGTCCGCCTCAGGGACCAGTGGGTGTTGGTCGACCCCGCCCTCGTCCGCAAGGCCCGCAAACGCGAACTGGGCCTGCTCGACCCGGTCGACGCGCTCTCCGTCGCGCTGACCGGCAGCGCGGAGGTCGACGGCGAGACGGTGGAGGCGGTGCCGGTCGGCGCACTCGCAGCCCTGCGCGACCGCCTGACCACCGGAGTGCAACCCGCCGAACCCCCCGCGGGCCTGCACGCCACCCTCCGCGACTACCAACTCCGGGGCCTGGCCTGGCTGGACCTCATGACCTCCCTCGGCCTCGGCGGCTGCCTCGCCGACGACATGGGTCTCGGCAAGACGATCACCGTCATCGCGCTGCACCTGCGGCGGGCACGCCGTGAACCGACCCTCGTGGTCTGCCCCGCCTCGCTCCTGGGCAACTGGCAGCGGGAGATCACCCGGTTCGCGCCGGGCGTCCCCGTCCGCCGCTTCCACGGCACCGAGCGCAGCCTGGACGACCTCGACGGCGGCTTCGTCCTCACCACGTACGGCACCATGCGGGCGGCGGCGGCCAGGCTGGCCGAGCAGCGCTGGGGCATGGTCGTGGCGGACGAGGCCCAGCATGTGAAGAACCCGTACTCGGCCACCGCGAAGGCCCTGCGCACGATCCCGACCCCCGCGCGCGTGGCCCTGACCGGCACTCCGGTGGAGAACAACCTCTCGGAGCTCTGGGCCCTGCTCGACTGGACCACCCCCGGACTCCTCGGCCCGCTCAAGTCCTTCCGCGCCCGGCACGCGCGCGCGGTGGAGAACGGCGAGGACGCGGAGGCGGTGACCAGGCTGGCCCGCCTGGTCCGCCCGTTCCTGTTGCGCCGCAAGAAGTCCGACCCCGGGATCGTCCCCGAACTGCCGCCCAAGACCGAGACCGACCACCCCGTCCCGCTCACCCGCGAGCAGGCCTCGCTGTACGAGGCGGTGGTGCGCGAGTCACTGCTGGCGATCGAGACGGCACAGGGCATCGCGCGCAGGGGCCTGGTGCTGAAGCTGCTGGGCGCGCTGAAGCAGATCTGCGACCATCCCGCGTTGTACCTGAAGGAGGAGGTCCCGCCGACGGCCGGCGAGCGACTGGTCGCCCGCTCCGGCAAACTGGCCCTGCTGGACGAGCTGTTGGACACCCTGCTGGCGGAGGACGGCTCCGCCCTCGTCTTCACCCAGTACGTGGGGATGGCCCGCCTGATCACCGCCCACCTCGCCGCCCGCGCCGTCCCGGTGGACCTGCTGCACGGCGGGACGCCGGTGCCGGAGCGCGAGCGCATGGTGGACCGCTTCCAGAGCGGCGCGATCCCGGTGCTCGTCCTGTCGTTGAAGGCGGCGGGCACCGGCCTCAACCTCACCCGAGCCGGTCATGTCGTCCACTTCGACCGCTGGTGGAACCCGGCCGTCGAGGAACAGGCCACCGACCGCGCCTACCGCATCGGCCAGACCCAGCCCGTCCAGGTCCACCGGCTCATCACCGAGGGCACCGTGGAGGACCGCATCGCCGAGATGCTCGAATCCAAGCGCGCCCTCGCCGACGCGATCCTCGGCTCCGGCGAGTCCGCCCTCACGGAACTCACCGACCGTGAACTGACCGACCTGGTCTCCCTCCGGAGGCCGTCATGA
- a CDS encoding ROK family glucokinase, producing the protein MSTYGNFSAPIGSRRAPALRTVGTRERRSHLTAPRVPTVGIDIGGTKVMAGVVDADGNILEKVRTETPDKSKSPKVVEDTIVELVLDLSDRHDVHAVGIGAAGWVDADRNRVLFAPHLSWRNEPLRDRIAGRLAVPVLVDNDANTAAWAEWRFGAGRGEDHLVMITLGTGIGGAILEDGQVKRGKYGVAGEFGHMQVVPGGHRCPCGNRGCWEQYSSGNALVREARELAAADSPVAYGIIEHVKGNIADITGPMITELAREGDAMCIELLQDIGQWLGVGIANLAAALDPSCFVIGGGVSAADDLLIGPARDAFKRQLTGRGYRPEARIARAQLGPEAGMVGAADLARLVARRFRRANRRRVERHERYERYVEARRTSRDTA; encoded by the coding sequence ATGAGCACCTACGGCAACTTCAGCGCCCCCATAGGCTCCCGCCGCGCCCCCGCCCTGCGGACCGTCGGCACGCGGGAACGCCGCTCACACCTGACCGCACCCCGCGTGCCGACAGTGGGCATCGACATCGGCGGCACCAAGGTCATGGCGGGTGTCGTCGACGCCGACGGCAACATCCTGGAGAAGGTCCGCACCGAGACCCCGGACAAGTCCAAGAGCCCCAAGGTCGTCGAGGACACCATCGTCGAACTGGTCCTGGACCTGTCCGACCGCCACGACGTCCACGCGGTCGGCATCGGCGCCGCGGGCTGGGTCGACGCCGACCGCAACCGCGTGCTGTTCGCCCCCCACCTGTCCTGGCGCAACGAGCCGCTGCGCGACCGCATCGCCGGCCGCCTCGCGGTCCCCGTCCTCGTGGACAACGACGCCAACACCGCGGCCTGGGCCGAGTGGCGCTTCGGCGCGGGTCGCGGCGAGGACCACCTGGTCATGATCACGCTCGGCACCGGCATCGGCGGCGCGATCCTGGAGGACGGCCAGGTCAAGCGTGGCAAGTACGGCGTCGCCGGAGAGTTCGGCCACATGCAGGTCGTCCCCGGCGGTCACCGCTGCCCGTGCGGCAACCGCGGCTGCTGGGAGCAGTACAGCTCCGGCAACGCGCTGGTCAGGGAGGCCAGGGAGCTGGCCGCCGCCGACTCCCCGGTGGCGTACGGGATCATCGAGCACGTCAAGGGCAACATCGCCGACATCACCGGTCCGATGATCACCGAGCTGGCCCGCGAGGGCGACGCGATGTGCATCGAGCTGCTCCAGGACATCGGCCAGTGGCTCGGTGTCGGCATCGCGAACCTCGCGGCCGCCCTCGACCCGTCCTGCTTCGTCATCGGCGGAGGCGTCAGCGCGGCCGACGACCTGCTGATCGGCCCCGCGCGGGACGCGTTCAAGCGCCAGCTCACCGGCCGCGGCTACCGCCCCGAGGCCCGTATCGCCCGCGCCCAGCTCGGCCCCGAGGCCGGCATGGTCGGGGCCGCCGACCTCGCCCGCCTGGTCGCCCGCCGCTTCCGGCGCGCCAACCGGCGCCGGGTGGAGCGGCACGAGCGCTACGAGCGGTACGTGGAGGCCCGTCGTACGTCCCGGGACACCGCATGA
- a CDS encoding GntR family transcriptional regulator: MTLELSVDRSSPVPLYFQLSQQLEAAIEHGTLTPGSLLGNEIELAARLGLSRPTVRQAIQSLVDKGLLVRRRGVGTQVVHSQVKRPLELSSLYDDLEAAGQRPATKVLVNTVVSATAEIAAALGVAEGSDVHRVERLRLAHGEPMAHLCNFIPPALLDLDTAQLETTGLYRMMRAAGITLHSARQTIGARAATTEEADRLAEETGAPLLTMQRVTFDDTGRAVEYGTHTYRPTRYSFEFQLLVRP, from the coding sequence GTGACGCTCGAGCTCAGTGTGGACCGCAGCAGCCCGGTGCCGTTGTACTTCCAGCTGTCCCAGCAGCTGGAGGCCGCGATCGAACACGGCACGCTCACCCCCGGCAGCCTGCTGGGCAACGAGATCGAGCTCGCCGCCCGGCTCGGCCTGTCCCGGCCCACCGTCCGCCAGGCCATCCAGTCGCTCGTCGACAAGGGCCTGCTCGTGCGCCGCCGCGGAGTCGGCACCCAGGTCGTGCACAGCCAGGTCAAGCGCCCGCTGGAGCTGAGCAGCCTCTACGACGACCTGGAGGCGGCCGGCCAGCGCCCCGCTACGAAGGTCCTCGTCAACACCGTCGTCTCCGCCACCGCCGAGATCGCCGCCGCGCTCGGCGTCGCCGAGGGCAGCGACGTGCACCGGGTGGAACGCCTGCGCCTCGCCCACGGCGAGCCCATGGCACACCTGTGCAACTTCATCCCCCCGGCCCTCCTCGACCTGGACACCGCGCAGCTGGAGACCACGGGCCTCTACCGCATGATGCGAGCGGCCGGCATCACCCTCCACAGCGCCCGCCAGACGATCGGCGCGAGAGCGGCCACGACGGAGGAGGCGGACCGCCTGGCGGAGGAGACGGGTGCTCCCTTGCTGACGATGCAGCGAGTGACCTTCGACGACACCGGGCGAGCGGTCGAGTACGGCACGCACACCTATCGCCCGACGCGCTACTCATTCGAATTCCAGCTCCTGGTGCGCCCCTAG